A region of Rhodanobacteraceae bacterium DNA encodes the following proteins:
- a CDS encoding DNA gyrase subunit B, with product MKFPIAQTMACLLAGIAATPLAQAQWKADVGAESTDHAVQVFSFLPNEMWVHEGDSITFNFAVDLPNTVTFLRPDQVRTSDFQGCPGATPNPTGFDGSQCVNSGPMFAGQSYTVLFPSPGNYKMANLFHENDIGTIHVLERSQPLPHDQAWYNRMAANSRRNLLAQGLLADAVGHVDAQANHAVVAGSGVVGASPGGQQTVSVMRFMQSQVTIHKGQTVEWINEDPVTPHTITFGAEPDGPPWPPSSNVTVDPDGARHATINSIADNVHSGFIMSSGDERVGVPQAPLEVTRFRVTFTRPGLYRYICALHDGMGMKGTVVVLP from the coding sequence ATGAAATTTCCGATTGCACAGACCATGGCGTGCCTGTTGGCGGGCATCGCCGCAACCCCGTTGGCCCAGGCCCAGTGGAAGGCAGACGTCGGCGCCGAGAGCACCGATCACGCCGTGCAGGTGTTCTCGTTCCTTCCCAACGAGATGTGGGTACACGAAGGCGACAGCATCACGTTCAACTTCGCCGTGGACCTGCCGAACACGGTGACCTTCCTCAGGCCGGACCAGGTGCGTACCTCGGACTTCCAGGGATGTCCGGGCGCCACGCCGAATCCCACCGGCTTCGACGGCAGCCAGTGCGTCAACTCCGGACCGATGTTCGCAGGGCAGAGCTACACGGTGCTGTTCCCGTCGCCCGGCAACTACAAGATGGCGAACCTGTTCCACGAAAACGACATCGGCACGATCCACGTGCTGGAGCGTTCGCAGCCATTGCCGCACGACCAGGCCTGGTACAACCGGATGGCGGCGAACTCCAGGCGCAACCTGCTCGCGCAAGGGCTGCTCGCAGACGCCGTGGGCCATGTGGATGCGCAGGCCAACCATGCCGTGGTCGCGGGCTCCGGCGTGGTCGGCGCATCGCCGGGCGGCCAGCAGACCGTATCGGTGATGCGTTTCATGCAATCGCAGGTGACGATCCACAAGGGCCAGACCGTCGAGTGGATCAACGAGGACCCGGTCACGCCGCACACCATCACGTTCGGCGCCGAACCCGATGGCCCGCCGTGGCCGCCGTCTTCCAATGTGACCGTCGATCCTGACGGCGCGCGGCACGCGACCATCAACTCCATCGCCGACAACGTGCATTCGGGCTTCATCATGTCGTCCGGCGATGAGCGCGTCGGCGTGCCGCAGGCGCCGCTCGAAGTGACGCGCTTCCGCGTGACCTTCACCCGGCCCGGACTGTACCGGTACATCTGCGCGCTGCACGACGGGATGGGCATGAAGGGCACCGTGGTGGTGTTGCCCTGA
- a CDS encoding DNA topoisomerase IV subunit A, with protein sequence MTALQSNFEQIPLREYAERAYLDYSMYVILDRALPFVGDGLKPVQRRIIYAMSELGLAATAKPKKSARTVGDVIGKFHPHGDTSVYEAMVLMAQPFSYRYSLIDGQGNFGSSDDPKSFAAMRYTESRLTPIAELLLGELGMGTVDWAPNFDGTLKEPSWLPARMPHVLLNGSTGIAVGMATDIPPHNLREVAAACIHLLDEPSASIADLCEHIKGPDFPTAAEIITPRNELAAMYATGNGSVRCRAIHTEERGNIVLTALPHQVSPAKVIEQIAAQMRAKKLPMLEDLRDESDHENPVRLVLIPRSNRVDTGAMMQHLFATTDLEKSFRVNLNMIGLDGRPQVKTLKQILEEWLRFRSDTVTRRLQHRLEKVERRLHLLEGLRIAFLNLDEVIRIVRHEDEPKPALIARFKLSEEQADYILETKLRQLARLEEMKLNAERDELEEERAKIEVTLNSRTRLKTLIKQELKADAEKYGDARRSPLVERAAAQALDESELVTSEPVTIVLSEKGWARAAKGHDIDAAELSYREGDAYLASVRGKSSQQAVFIDSTGRSYSTPAHTLPSARGNGEPLTGRFTPPAGARFDAVAIGDNATKLILATDAGYGFLTGFEGLLANKKAGKQVINMDDNARVLAPACVNDPARDRIVAVTTEGHLLMFSVADLPELERGRGNKLIEIPKAKLQSGEERLAGVAVVAEGSGEVTLYAGQRKLILKWADLVEYGGSRAQRGGLLPRGLRRVDRIETTG encoded by the coding sequence ATGACTGCCCTGCAAAGCAACTTCGAACAGATTCCGCTGCGCGAGTACGCCGAGCGCGCGTACCTCGACTACTCGATGTACGTCATCCTGGACCGCGCCCTGCCCTTCGTCGGCGACGGCCTGAAACCGGTGCAGCGGCGCATCATCTACGCGATGAGCGAGCTCGGCCTCGCGGCGACGGCCAAGCCCAAGAAATCCGCGCGCACCGTCGGCGACGTGATCGGCAAGTTCCATCCGCACGGCGATACGTCGGTGTACGAGGCCATGGTGCTGATGGCGCAGCCGTTTTCGTACCGCTACTCGCTGATCGACGGCCAGGGCAACTTCGGCTCGTCGGACGATCCGAAATCGTTCGCGGCGATGCGCTACACCGAATCGCGCCTGACCCCGATCGCCGAACTGCTGCTGGGCGAACTCGGGATGGGCACGGTCGATTGGGCGCCCAACTTCGACGGCACGCTGAAGGAACCCTCGTGGCTGCCGGCGCGGATGCCGCACGTGCTGCTGAACGGTTCCACCGGCATCGCGGTCGGCATGGCTACCGACATTCCGCCGCACAACCTGCGCGAGGTCGCGGCGGCGTGCATCCATTTGCTGGACGAACCTTCCGCCAGCATCGCGGACCTGTGCGAGCACATCAAGGGGCCGGACTTCCCGACCGCTGCGGAGATCATCACACCGCGCAATGAGTTGGCAGCGATGTACGCGACCGGCAACGGTTCGGTGCGCTGCCGCGCGATCCATACCGAGGAACGCGGCAACATCGTGCTGACCGCGCTGCCGCACCAGGTGTCGCCGGCCAAGGTGATCGAGCAAATCGCGGCGCAGATGCGCGCGAAGAAACTGCCGATGCTGGAAGACCTGCGCGACGAATCCGACCACGAGAACCCGGTACGGCTGGTGCTGATCCCGCGCTCGAACCGCGTCGATACCGGCGCGATGATGCAGCACCTGTTCGCCACCACCGATCTCGAAAAGAGTTTCCGCGTCAACCTCAACATGATCGGGCTGGACGGCCGGCCGCAGGTCAAGACGCTGAAGCAGATCCTCGAAGAGTGGCTGCGTTTCCGCAGCGATACGGTGACGCGCCGCCTGCAACACCGGCTGGAGAAGGTCGAACGCCGCCTGCACCTGCTGGAAGGCCTGCGCATCGCCTTCCTCAATCTCGACGAAGTGATCCGCATCGTCCGCCACGAGGACGAACCGAAGCCGGCGTTGATCGCGCGCTTCAAGCTGTCCGAGGAACAGGCCGACTACATCCTCGAAACCAAACTGCGCCAGCTCGCACGACTGGAAGAAATGAAGCTCAACGCCGAGCGCGACGAACTGGAAGAGGAACGCGCGAAGATCGAGGTGACGCTGAACTCCAGGACGCGCCTGAAAACGCTGATCAAGCAGGAACTGAAAGCCGACGCCGAGAAATACGGCGACGCGCGCCGTTCGCCGCTGGTCGAACGCGCCGCCGCGCAGGCGCTGGACGAAAGCGAGCTGGTCACGTCCGAACCGGTCACCATCGTGCTCAGCGAAAAAGGCTGGGCGCGCGCCGCCAAGGGCCACGACATTGATGCCGCGGAGCTTTCCTACCGCGAGGGCGATGCGTACCTTGCCAGCGTGCGCGGCAAGAGCTCGCAGCAGGCGGTATTCATCGATTCGACCGGGCGCAGCTACTCCACGCCCGCGCACACGCTGCCTTCGGCGCGCGGCAACGGCGAGCCGTTGACCGGCCGTTTCACGCCGCCGGCCGGTGCACGCTTCGACGCCGTCGCGATCGGCGACAACGCGACCAAACTGATCCTCGCGACCGACGCCGGTTACGGCTTCCTCACAGGCTTCGAAGGCCTGCTCGCCAACAAGAAGGCCGGCAAGCAGGTCATCAACATGGACGACAACGCGCGCGTGCTGGCGCCCGCCTGCGTCAACGACCCGGCGCGCGACCGCATCGTCGCGGTGACGACCGAAGGGCACCTGCTGATGTTCTCGGTCGCGGACCTGCCGGAACTGGAACGCGGCCGCGGCAACAAGCTGATCGAGATCCCGAAAGCCAAACTGCAATCGGGCGAGGAGCGCCTCGCGGGCGTCGCAGTGGTCGCCGAAGGCTCGGGCGAAGTGACACTGTACGCCGGCCAGCGCAAGCTGATCCTGAAATGGGCCGACCTCGTCGAATACGGCGGCAGCCGCGCGCAACGCGGTGGGCTGCTGCCACGCGGCCTGCGCCGGGTGGACCGGATCGAAACGACGGGCTGA
- a CDS encoding Lipoate-protein ligase A has translation MHGEYKMPGGKLVVADLDVRDGKLTRVRISGDFFLEPDSALTLIDVALEGLPAGADSTRHAAVLRAALGPNVRMYGVSPEAIAVAVQRALEPSA, from the coding sequence ATGCACGGCGAATACAAGATGCCTGGCGGCAAGCTGGTGGTGGCCGACCTCGACGTCCGCGACGGCAAGCTGACCCGGGTGCGGATCAGTGGTGATTTTTTCCTGGAACCCGATTCCGCGCTGACCCTGATCGACGTCGCGCTGGAGGGCCTGCCCGCCGGCGCCGACAGCACCCGGCACGCCGCCGTGCTGCGCGCCGCGCTGGGGCCCAACGTGCGGATGTACGGCGTCTCGCCCGAGGCCATCGCGGTCGCGGTGCAACGCGCGCTGGAGCCGTCCGCGTGA
- a CDS encoding Lipoate-protein ligase A, with protein MNATRWNDYKWQLVHAMPQAPALHMALDEVLTDEVAARRRPPTLRVWEWSASCVVIGRFQSLRNEVDPEGAQRHGIEVVRRISGGGAMFIEPGNTITYSLYAPESLVAGMSFQESYEFMDAWVIDALQGLGIHAWYQPLNDIASPAGKIAGAAQTRRGGAVLHHVTMAYDIDSAKMLDVLRIGREKLSDKATQSAAKRVDPLRSQTGLMRAQIIDKMVATFRARHGLVHGGLSPEELEQAGALAASKFTSAAWTGIVP; from the coding sequence GTGAACGCCACCCGGTGGAACGATTACAAATGGCAACTGGTCCACGCCATGCCGCAAGCACCCGCGCTGCATATGGCGCTGGACGAAGTACTGACCGACGAGGTCGCGGCGCGCCGCCGTCCGCCCACGTTGCGTGTGTGGGAGTGGTCGGCGTCGTGCGTGGTGATCGGGCGCTTCCAGTCGCTGCGCAACGAGGTGGATCCGGAGGGCGCGCAACGCCATGGCATCGAAGTGGTGCGCCGCATCAGCGGCGGCGGCGCGATGTTCATCGAGCCCGGCAACACCATCACCTATTCGCTGTACGCGCCGGAATCGCTGGTCGCCGGGATGAGCTTCCAGGAGTCCTACGAATTCATGGATGCCTGGGTGATCGACGCGCTGCAGGGACTCGGCATCCACGCCTGGTACCAGCCGCTCAACGACATCGCCTCGCCGGCCGGCAAGATCGCGGGCGCCGCGCAGACCCGGCGCGGCGGCGCGGTGCTGCACCACGTCACCATGGCCTACGACATCGACAGCGCGAAGATGCTGGACGTACTGCGGATCGGCCGCGAGAAGCTGTCCGACAAGGCCACCCAGAGCGCCGCCAAGCGCGTCGATCCGCTGCGCAGCCAGACCGGCCTCATGCGCGCGCAGATCATCGACAAGATGGTTGCGACATTCCGCGCCCGGCACGGACTCGTCCACGGCGGGCTGTCGCCGGAGGAACTGGAACAGGCCGGTGCACTCGCCGCGTCCAAGTTCACCAGTGCCGCGTGGACAGGCATCGTG